One window of Bifidobacterium pseudocatenulatum DSM 20438 = JCM 1200 = LMG 10505 genomic DNA carries:
- the rplO gene encoding 50S ribosomal protein L15 — MADILQMHDLKPAPGAKKDRIRVGRGEGSKGKTSGRGDKGTKKRYQVRPGFEGGQLPLYMRLPKLRGFKSPFKKEYQVVNVAALAELFPQGGEITVADLVAKGAVRDGYPVKVLGDGEVSAAYTIKGVKASASAKSKIEAAGGSISED; from the coding sequence ATGGCAGATATTCTGCAGATGCATGACCTGAAGCCGGCTCCGGGCGCCAAGAAGGATCGCATTCGCGTCGGTCGTGGTGAAGGCTCCAAGGGTAAGACCTCGGGCCGTGGCGACAAGGGTACCAAGAAGCGCTATCAGGTTCGCCCGGGCTTCGAAGGTGGCCAGCTGCCGCTGTACATGCGCCTTCCGAAGCTGCGTGGCTTCAAGAGCCCGTTCAAGAAGGAATATCAGGTCGTCAACGTCGCAGCTCTTGCGGAACTGTTCCCGCAGGGTGGCGAGATTACCGTTGCCGATTTGGTTGCCAAGGGTGCCGTGCGTGACGGCTACCCGGTCAAGGTCCTGGGCGACGGCGAGGTTTCGGCTGCCTACACCATCAAGGGTGTCAAGGCTTCCGCTTCTGCCAAGTCCAAGATTGAGGCTGCCGGCGGCTCCATCTCCGAGGACTGA
- the rplC gene encoding 50S ribosomal protein L3, translating into MSNRTALLGKKLGMSQVWDENGFFVPVTLVDVSTNVVTAVKSEESDGYKAVQLGYGQVDPTKVTKPLAGHFAKAGVTPRRHLAEVRTDNAEEFEPGQELTAELFPEGTLVDVTGTTKGKGFAGTIKRWGFKSYRRTHGSHKNERRPGSVGACATPSRILKGKRMAGRMGHVTNTTLNLTIVSSDVENGVLAIKGAIPGPKGSIVLVRSAVKGA; encoded by the coding sequence ATGTCTAATCGCACCGCACTGCTGGGCAAGAAGCTCGGCATGTCTCAGGTCTGGGACGAGAACGGTTTCTTCGTTCCTGTGACCCTCGTTGACGTCTCCACCAACGTGGTGACTGCTGTCAAGTCCGAAGAGTCCGACGGCTACAAGGCTGTTCAGCTTGGCTACGGCCAGGTTGACCCGACCAAGGTGACTAAGCCGCTTGCCGGCCACTTCGCCAAGGCTGGCGTCACCCCGCGTCGTCACCTCGCTGAGGTCCGCACCGATAACGCCGAAGAGTTCGAGCCGGGTCAGGAGCTGACCGCTGAGCTGTTCCCGGAGGGCACCCTGGTCGATGTGACCGGTACCACCAAGGGCAAGGGCTTCGCAGGCACCATCAAGCGCTGGGGCTTCAAGTCCTATCGTCGTACCCACGGCTCTCACAAGAACGAGCGTCGTCCTGGCTCTGTTGGCGCATGCGCTACCCCGAGCCGTATCCTCAAGGGCAAGCGTATGGCTGGCCGCATGGGTCATGTAACCAACACCACGCTGAACCTCACCATCGTTTCGTCGGATGTTGAGAACGGCGTGCTCGCCATCAAGGGCGCCATCCCGGGCCCGAAGGGCAGCATCGTTCTCGTCCGTTCGGCAGTGAAGGGAGCCTGA
- the rplF gene encoding 50S ribosomal protein L6, producing MASHIGKLPVTIPAGVEVKIDGQSFTAKGAKGTDSYEIPEGITAQVEGNEIILVPADDLRPTRAKHGLARSIVASMVKGVHEGYAKTLDIVGTGYRAQAKGKGIEFSLGYSHTITVEPPEGIEFELPNPNQVIVKGIDKQAVGQCAANIRKLRAPEPYKGKGVKYSDERILRKAGKAGK from the coding sequence ATGGCATCGCATATTGGTAAGCTCCCCGTCACCATTCCTGCTGGCGTGGAAGTTAAGATCGACGGTCAGTCCTTCACCGCCAAGGGCGCTAAGGGCACTGACTCCTACGAGATTCCGGAAGGCATCACCGCTCAGGTCGAAGGCAACGAGATCATCCTCGTCCCGGCTGACGATCTGCGCCCGACCCGTGCAAAGCACGGCCTGGCTCGTTCCATTGTGGCGAGCATGGTCAAGGGCGTGCACGAGGGCTATGCCAAGACCCTGGATATCGTCGGCACCGGTTACCGTGCTCAGGCGAAGGGTAAGGGTATCGAGTTCTCCCTCGGTTATTCCCACACCATCACCGTTGAGCCGCCGGAAGGCATCGAGTTCGAACTGCCGAACCCGAATCAGGTGATCGTCAAGGGTATCGACAAGCAGGCTGTCGGCCAGTGCGCCGCTAACATCCGCAAGCTTCGCGCTCCGGAACCCTACAAGGGCAAGGGCGTCAAGTACTCGGATGAACGCATCCTGCGCAAGGCTGGAAAGGCTGGTAAGTAA
- the rpsC gene encoding 30S ribosomal protein S3 codes for MGQKINPFGYRLGITESHRSKWFSDSNKVGERYRDFVLEDDVIRKAMSKDLERAGVSRIVIERTRDRVRVDIHTARPGIVIGRRGAEAERVRAKLEKLTGKQVQLNIFEVKNAALDAQLVAQGIAEQLTNRVTFRRAMRKAQQDAMRAGAKGIRIKLSGRLGGAEMSRSEFYREGRVPLQTLRALIDYGFFEAKTTYGRIGVKVWIYKGDMTEREFEEQQAQQSNNRQGRRGDRRPRRGQRNAAPQQNAAAEAPAAAEAPAATETKE; via the coding sequence ATGGGTCAGAAGATCAATCCGTTTGGCTACCGCCTGGGAATCACTGAGAGCCATCGTTCCAAGTGGTTCTCCGATTCCAACAAGGTCGGCGAACGCTACCGCGACTTCGTTCTCGAAGATGACGTCATCCGCAAGGCCATGAGCAAGGATCTCGAGCGTGCGGGCGTGTCCCGTATCGTCATCGAGCGTACCCGCGACCGCGTGCGTGTGGACATCCACACCGCTCGCCCGGGCATCGTCATCGGCCGCCGTGGTGCTGAAGCTGAGCGCGTTCGCGCCAAGCTTGAGAAGCTCACCGGCAAGCAGGTCCAGCTCAACATCTTCGAAGTGAAGAACGCAGCACTGGACGCCCAGCTCGTCGCACAGGGCATCGCTGAGCAGCTCACCAACCGCGTGACCTTCCGTCGCGCGATGCGTAAGGCCCAGCAGGATGCCATGCGTGCAGGCGCCAAGGGTATTCGTATCAAGCTCTCCGGCCGCCTTGGTGGCGCCGAAATGAGCCGTTCCGAGTTCTATCGCGAGGGTCGCGTTCCGCTGCAGACCCTGCGCGCCCTCATCGATTACGGCTTCTTCGAAGCCAAGACCACTTACGGCCGTATCGGCGTGAAGGTCTGGATCTACAAGGGTGACATGACCGAGCGTGAGTTCGAAGAGCAGCAGGCACAGCAGAGCAACAACCGCCAGGGTCGCCGCGGCGATCGCCGTCCGCGTCGTGGCCAGCGCAATGCTGCCCCGCAGCAGAACGCAGCAGCAGAGGCTCCGGCCGCAGCTGAGGCACCTGCCGCAACGGAAACGAAGGAGTGA
- the rpsH gene encoding 30S ribosomal protein S8 yields the protein MTMTDPIADMLTRLRNASAAKHETVDMPYSKFKANIAEILKREGYIKDFTAKEAKVGQTLEVTLKYGPNGERSIQGIKRISKPGLRRYAKSDALPMPLGGLGIAIISTSSGLLTQKECLDRGIGGEIVAFVW from the coding sequence ATGACAATGACAGATCCGATCGCAGACATGCTTACGCGTCTGCGTAATGCGAGCGCGGCAAAGCACGAAACCGTGGATATGCCGTACTCCAAGTTCAAGGCGAACATCGCCGAGATTCTGAAGCGCGAAGGCTACATCAAGGACTTCACCGCTAAGGAAGCCAAGGTCGGCCAGACTCTCGAGGTCACCCTCAAGTATGGTCCGAACGGCGAGCGTTCCATCCAGGGCATCAAGCGCATCTCCAAGCCGGGCCTGCGTCGTTACGCAAAGTCCGATGCTCTGCCGATGCCGCTCGGTGGCCTTGGCATCGCAATCATCTCGACTAGCTCGGGACTGCTGACCCAGAAGGAATGCCTCGACCGAGGCATCGGCGGCGAAATCGTCGCTTTCGTTTGGTGA
- the rplV gene encoding 50S ribosomal protein L22, producing MEAKAIARHVRVTPRKARRMVDLIRGKKATEAITILKFAPQDASLPVRKVLESAIANARVKADKAGEPFRENDLVVKETYVDEGVTLKRFRARAQGRAARINKRTSHITVVVANKEGNR from the coding sequence ATGGAAGCTAAAGCAATCGCTCGTCACGTCCGCGTGACGCCGCGCAAGGCTCGCCGTATGGTCGACCTCATCCGAGGCAAGAAGGCGACCGAAGCCATCACCATTCTGAAGTTCGCTCCGCAGGACGCATCCCTTCCGGTGCGTAAGGTCCTAGAGAGCGCCATCGCGAACGCTCGCGTGAAGGCCGACAAGGCCGGCGAACCGTTCCGTGAGAACGACCTGGTCGTGAAGGAGACCTATGTGGACGAAGGCGTGACGCTCAAGCGTTTCCGCGCTCGTGCACAGGGCCGTGCCGCTCGTATCAACAAGCGCACCAGCCACATCACGGTCGTCGTCGCTAACAAGGAAGGAAACCGCTAA
- the rplW gene encoding 50S ribosomal protein L23: protein MVAIHKPAHDIILKPVVSEKSYALSDRGQYTFVVAPNANKVQIKQAIEEIFNVKVTNVNTLNRAGKRQRTRNGFGQRVNQKRAIVTVAEGQTIDIFGN from the coding sequence ATGGTCGCTATTCACAAGCCCGCACACGACATCATCCTCAAGCCTGTCGTTTCTGAGAAGAGCTACGCTCTGTCCGATCGCGGTCAGTACACCTTCGTGGTGGCCCCGAACGCGAACAAGGTCCAGATCAAGCAGGCAATCGAAGAGATCTTCAATGTCAAGGTGACGAACGTCAACACCCTCAACCGCGCCGGCAAGCGTCAGCGCACCCGCAACGGTTTCGGCCAGCGCGTCAATCAGAAGCGCGCTATCGTGACCGTCGCCGAGGGCCAGACGATCGACATCTTCGGTAACTGA
- the rplP gene encoding 50S ribosomal protein L16 has translation MLIPKRTKYRKQHRPVRRGMSKGGNEIAFGDFGIQALAPAYVTNRQIEAARIAMTRYIKRGGRVWITIFPDRPLTKKPLGTRMGSGKGTPEFWIANVHPGRVMFEIGGVSEDVAREALRRAIDKLPMKCRVIAREGGDI, from the coding sequence ATGCTTATCCCAAAGAGAACCAAGTATCGTAAGCAGCACCGTCCGGTCCGCCGTGGCATGTCCAAGGGCGGAAACGAGATCGCATTCGGCGATTTCGGTATCCAGGCTCTGGCTCCAGCTTATGTGACCAACCGCCAGATCGAGGCCGCTCGTATTGCCATGACCCGCTACATCAAGCGTGGTGGCCGCGTGTGGATCACGATCTTCCCGGATCGTCCGCTGACCAAGAAGCCGCTTGGCACCCGAATGGGTTCCGGTAAGGGTACTCCGGAATTCTGGATCGCTAACGTCCACCCGGGTCGCGTTATGTTCGAGATCGGTGGCGTGTCCGAGGATGTCGCTCGCGAGGCTCTGCGCCGCGCAATCGACAAGCTCCCTATGAAGTGCCGTGTTATTGCTCGTGAAGGCGGTGACATCTGA
- the rplD gene encoding 50S ribosomal protein L4 has translation MANVTLNVTDNQGNAAGTVEAPAEIFGFSAEEVQSRIPLIHQVVVAQRAAARQGTHATKTRGMVSGGGRKPWKQKGTGRARQGSIRAPQWYHGGTVFGPQPRDYSQRTPKKMKAAALKYVLSDRANAGRVAVVDFGVSEAPSTKAAVAALTPVTENKFTTVVLSRENVNEWLSVRNIPTVHPIFADQLNTYDVVTAQYVVFSKEGFDAFLAAKAEPAAKEA, from the coding sequence ATGGCAAACGTTACTCTGAACGTTACCGATAACCAGGGCAATGCAGCCGGAACCGTTGAGGCTCCGGCTGAGATCTTCGGCTTCTCCGCCGAAGAAGTCCAGTCCCGTATCCCGCTGATCCACCAGGTTGTGGTGGCCCAGCGCGCCGCTGCTCGTCAGGGCACTCATGCCACCAAGACTCGCGGTATGGTTTCCGGCGGTGGCCGCAAGCCGTGGAAGCAGAAGGGCACCGGTCGTGCTCGTCAGGGCTCCATTCGTGCACCGCAGTGGTACCACGGTGGCACCGTGTTCGGTCCGCAGCCGCGTGACTACTCCCAGCGCACCCCGAAGAAGATGAAGGCCGCTGCTCTCAAGTACGTGCTTTCCGATCGCGCCAACGCAGGTCGCGTGGCAGTCGTGGACTTCGGCGTTTCCGAAGCCCCGTCCACCAAGGCCGCTGTTGCCGCTCTTACCCCGGTGACCGAGAACAAGTTCACCACCGTGGTGCTCTCTCGCGAGAATGTGAACGAATGGCTTTCCGTTCGTAACATCCCGACCGTTCACCCGATCTTCGCCGATCAGCTCAACACGTACGATGTGGTCACCGCTCAGTACGTGGTCTTCTCCAAGGAAGGCTTCGACGCTTTCCTTGCTGCGAAGGCTGAGCCGGCTGCAAAGGAGGCCTGA
- the rpsE gene encoding 30S ribosomal protein S5, with protein MSDNEKETQVAEETQNTQAAAEATNEDRKSRRGQRGEGRRGERRNRREESHENEMLDRVVTINRVSKTHKGGRTFSFAALVVVGDGNGTVGVGYGKSREVPAAIAKGQLDAKKHMFTVPRVKGTVTHPVIGHDAAGTVLLRPAAPGTGVIAGGAVRAVMECAGITDVLTKSMGSATAVNVVRATVDALKKLEEPEEIAARRGMSLEEVAPDSLLRARAEGIAEARKAREEAQAKAAQKDGE; from the coding sequence GTGAGCGACAACGAAAAGGAAACCCAAGTGGCTGAAGAAACTCAGAACACTCAGGCTGCTGCTGAGGCTACCAACGAGGATCGCAAGTCCCGTCGTGGCCAGCGTGGTGAGGGTCGTCGTGGCGAGCGTCGCAACCGTCGTGAGGAATCTCACGAGAACGAGATGCTCGATCGCGTGGTGACCATCAACCGTGTGTCCAAGACCCACAAGGGTGGTCGTACGTTCAGCTTCGCCGCCCTCGTGGTGGTTGGCGACGGCAACGGCACCGTGGGCGTCGGCTACGGCAAGTCCCGTGAGGTCCCGGCTGCAATCGCCAAAGGCCAGCTGGATGCCAAGAAGCACATGTTCACTGTTCCGCGCGTCAAGGGCACCGTCACCCACCCGGTGATCGGTCATGATGCCGCAGGTACCGTGCTCCTGCGCCCGGCTGCTCCGGGTACCGGCGTTATCGCCGGCGGTGCAGTCCGCGCTGTCATGGAATGCGCTGGCATCACCGACGTCTTGACCAAGTCGATGGGCTCCGCCACCGCCGTCAACGTGGTGCGTGCGACTGTCGACGCTCTCAAGAAGCTCGAAGAGCCGGAAGAGATCGCAGCTCGTCGTGGCATGTCCCTCGAAGAGGTGGCTCCTGACTCCCTGCTGCGTGCTCGCGCCGAAGGCATCGCCGAGGCTCGCAAGGCCCGTGAAGAAGCACAGGCCAAGGCCGCTCAGAAGGACGGTGAGTGA
- the rpmC gene encoding 50S ribosomal protein L29, with amino-acid sequence MAVGTADYTMKNLNEKTNEEIEGFLKKSKEELFNLRFQSATGQLENTARLKAVKHDIARMYTVLRERELGISQAPEATETKAEEK; translated from the coding sequence ATGGCAGTCGGAACTGCAGACTACACCATGAAGAATCTGAACGAGAAGACCAACGAGGAGATCGAGGGCTTCCTCAAGAAGTCCAAGGAAGAGCTGTTCAACCTGCGCTTCCAGTCCGCGACCGGTCAGCTCGAAAACACCGCCCGCCTCAAGGCGGTCAAGCACGACATCGCCAGGATGTACACCGTCCTGCGCGAGCGTGAGCTCGGCATCAGCCAGGCCCCCGAGGCGACCGAAACGAAAGCTGAGGAGAAGTAA
- the rpsS gene encoding 30S ribosomal protein S19 encodes MTRSIKKGPFVDAHLQKKVDEQNEKGTHNVIKTWSRRSMITPDFIGHTFAVHDGRKHVPVFVTESMVGHKLGEFAPTKTFKGHVKDDKKARR; translated from the coding sequence ATGACTCGTAGCATCAAGAAGGGCCCCTTCGTCGACGCCCACCTGCAGAAGAAAGTCGACGAGCAGAACGAGAAGGGTACGCACAACGTCATCAAGACGTGGTCCCGTCGTTCGATGATCACCCCTGATTTCATCGGACACACCTTCGCCGTTCACGATGGCCGCAAGCACGTTCCGGTGTTCGTCACCGAATCCATGGTTGGCCACAAGCTCGGTGAGTTCGCCCCGACCAAGACCTTCAAGGGTCATGTGAAGGACGACAAGAAGGCACGCCGCTAA
- the rplN gene encoding 50S ribosomal protein L14, with protein sequence MIQQETRLHVADNTGAKELLAIRVLGGSKRRYAGIGDVIVASVKDAIPGGSVKKGDVVKAVVVRTVKEHRRVDGSYIKFDENAAVILGSGREPKGTRIFGPVGRELRDKRFMKIVSLAPEVI encoded by the coding sequence ATGATTCAGCAGGAAACGCGGCTTCATGTCGCCGACAACACGGGTGCGAAGGAACTCCTCGCCATCCGAGTGCTCGGCGGATCGAAGCGACGCTATGCCGGCATCGGCGACGTGATCGTCGCCTCCGTCAAGGACGCCATCCCTGGCGGGTCGGTCAAGAAGGGCGACGTCGTCAAGGCTGTCGTCGTCCGCACTGTCAAGGAGCACCGTCGTGTGGACGGCTCCTACATCAAGTTCGACGAGAACGCCGCCGTCATTCTCGGCTCTGGCCGTGAACCGAAGGGCACTCGTATCTTCGGACCGGTCGGTCGTGAACTGCGCGACAAGCGCTTCATGAAGATCGTGTCCCTCGCCCCGGAGGTGATCTGA
- the rplE gene encoding 50S ribosomal protein L5, with protein sequence MTDTTVEAPATPRLKQKYNEQIVPELEKEFHYSNPMQVARVQKVVVSMGVGAAARDSKLIEGAVKDLTLITGQKPKITKAKKSVAQFHLREGQAIGAYVTLRGERMWEFLDRLLTMALPRIRDFRGINGNQFDGQGNYNFGLTEQSMFHEIDPDSIDHQRGMDITVVTSTKDDKEARVLLKHLGFPFKEN encoded by the coding sequence ATGACCGATACCACTGTCGAAGCGCCGGCAACTCCGCGCTTGAAGCAAAAGTATAACGAGCAGATCGTGCCGGAGCTGGAGAAGGAATTCCACTACTCCAACCCGATGCAGGTTGCTCGCGTCCAGAAGGTCGTCGTCTCCATGGGCGTTGGCGCCGCTGCTCGCGACTCCAAGCTCATCGAAGGCGCCGTCAAGGACCTCACCCTGATCACCGGCCAGAAGCCGAAGATCACCAAGGCCAAGAAGTCCGTCGCACAGTTCCACCTGCGTGAAGGCCAGGCCATCGGCGCTTACGTCACCCTGCGTGGCGAGCGCATGTGGGAGTTCCTGGATCGCCTTCTGACCATGGCTCTGCCGCGTATCCGCGATTTCCGTGGCATCAACGGCAACCAGTTCGACGGTCAGGGCAACTACAACTTTGGTCTCACCGAGCAGTCCATGTTCCACGAGATCGATCCGGATTCGATCGATCACCAGCGCGGTATGGATATCACCGTGGTGACCAGCACCAAGGACGACAAGGAAGCTCGCGTGCTCCTGAAGCATCTCGGCTTCCCCTTCAAGGAGAACTGA
- the rplX gene encoding 50S ribosomal protein L24 — MAAKIKSGDLVKVIRGKDRGKEGTVKQVLKDDRLIVEGVQIVKKHVRATQQGQQAGIVAVEAPIHRSNVMVIDPETKQPTRVRIVEKEEARDGKVKTVRVRVAKKSGKELA; from the coding sequence ATGGCAGCCAAGATTAAGAGCGGCGACCTGGTCAAGGTCATCCGCGGCAAGGATCGCGGCAAGGAAGGCACCGTCAAGCAGGTGCTCAAGGACGATCGTTTGATCGTTGAAGGCGTGCAGATCGTCAAGAAGCACGTTCGCGCTACGCAGCAGGGCCAGCAGGCCGGCATCGTGGCTGTCGAGGCTCCGATTCATCGCTCCAACGTGATGGTCATCGATCCGGAGACCAAGCAGCCGACCCGCGTGCGCATCGTCGAAAAGGAAGAGGCTCGCGACGGCAAGGTGAAGACCGTGCGTGTGCGTGTTGCCAAGAAGTCCGGAAAGGAGCTGGCATGA
- the rpsJ gene encoding 30S ribosomal protein S10: MAGQKIRIRLKSYDHEVIDQSAKKIVETVTNAGATVVGPVPLPTEKNVFVVIRSPHKYKDSREHFEMRTHKRLIDIVDPTPKAVDSLMHIDLPADVNIEIKL; the protein is encoded by the coding sequence ATGGCGGGACAGAAAATCCGCATCAGGCTTAAGTCCTATGACCATGAGGTCATCGACCAATCGGCGAAGAAGATCGTCGAAACGGTGACGAACGCGGGCGCAACTGTGGTTGGCCCGGTTCCGCTCCCGACCGAGAAGAACGTGTTCGTCGTTATCCGTTCTCCTCACAAGTACAAGGATTCTCGCGAGCATTTCGAGATGCGTACTCATAAGCGTCTCATCGACATTGTGGACCCGACCCCGAAGGCCGTGGATTCCCTTATGCACATTGATCTGCCCGCAGATGTGAACATCGAGATCAAGCTGTAA
- the rpmD gene encoding 50S ribosomal protein L30 produces the protein MMTNLNIKLHHGLVNSTPKQRAAAQTLGLNKIGKTVTREDTPALRGQLLVLRHLVTVEEAD, from the coding sequence GTGATGACTAACCTGAACATCAAGCTGCACCACGGTCTGGTGAACTCCACTCCGAAGCAGCGTGCTGCGGCTCAGACTCTGGGCCTGAACAAGATTGGCAAGACCGTGACTCGTGAGGACACCCCGGCCCTTCGTGGCCAGCTGCTGGTTCTCCGTCACCTGGTCACCGTTGAGGAGGCTGACTGA
- the rplB gene encoding 50S ribosomal protein L2, which yields MAIRVYKPTTAGRRNASVSDFSELTRSTPEKSLVRKLSKTGGRNSYGRMTSRHRGGGHKRQYRLIDFKRWDKDGVPATVAHIEYDPNRSARIALLHYADGEKRYIIAPEGIKQGDVIETGAQADIKPGNNLPLRNIPTGTVVHAIELRPLGGAKIARSAGASVQLVAKDGAYAQLRMPSGEIRNVDARCRATVGEVGNSDHANIQLGKAGRARWMGKRPITRGESMNPVDHPHGGRTRGGKPPVSPWGKGEVRTRRPKKASNKMIVRRRPNGKNRK from the coding sequence ATGGCTATCCGCGTTTATAAGCCGACGACTGCAGGCCGCCGTAACGCGTCCGTCTCGGACTTCTCCGAGCTTACGCGTTCCACGCCTGAGAAGTCGCTGGTTCGCAAACTCAGCAAGACTGGCGGTCGTAACTCCTACGGCCGTATGACCTCCCGTCATCGTGGCGGCGGTCACAAGCGCCAGTACCGTCTCATCGACTTCAAGCGTTGGGACAAGGACGGCGTGCCGGCAACGGTCGCTCACATTGAGTACGACCCGAACCGTTCCGCTCGCATCGCACTGCTGCACTACGCAGATGGTGAGAAGCGTTACATCATCGCTCCGGAAGGCATCAAGCAGGGTGACGTCATCGAGACCGGCGCCCAGGCTGATATCAAGCCGGGCAACAACCTGCCGCTGCGCAACATCCCGACTGGTACCGTGGTGCACGCGATTGAGCTCCGCCCGCTGGGTGGCGCCAAGATCGCTCGTTCCGCAGGTGCTTCCGTGCAGCTCGTCGCCAAGGATGGCGCTTACGCCCAGCTGCGTATGCCGTCCGGCGAAATCCGCAACGTGGATGCTCGCTGCCGCGCAACCGTTGGTGAGGTCGGCAACTCTGATCACGCCAACATCCAGCTCGGTAAGGCAGGTCGTGCACGTTGGATGGGCAAGCGCCCGATCACCCGTGGTGAATCCATGAACCCTGTCGATCACCCGCACGGCGGTCGTACCCGCGGTGGCAAGCCGCCGGTTTCTCCGTGGGGCAAGGGCGAGGTTCGTACCCGCCGTCCGAAGAAGGCTTCGAACAAGATGATTGTTCGTCGTCGCCCGAATGGTAAGAACCGTAAGTAA
- the rpsQ gene encoding 30S ribosomal protein S17 translates to MAEERNFRKVRRGYVVSDKMDKTISVELEQRSTHPLYGKVVRSTRTVKVHDEHNEAHIGDLVSIMETRPLSKTKRWRLDSIIERAK, encoded by the coding sequence ATGGCTGAAGAGCGTAACTTCCGCAAGGTTCGTCGCGGTTACGTCGTGTCCGATAAGATGGACAAGACGATTTCCGTCGAGCTCGAGCAGCGTTCGACCCACCCGCTGTACGGCAAGGTCGTGCGTTCCACTCGTACGGTCAAGGTCCATGATGAACACAACGAGGCTCACATTGGCGACCTCGTGAGTATTATGGAGACTCGGCCCCTGAGCAAGACCAAGCGTTGGCGTCTCGATAGCATCATCGAGCGCGCTAAGTAA
- the rplR gene encoding 50S ribosomal protein L18, producing MSVQIFGKGKKVALQRRHARLRKRISGTPELPRLVVTRSNRHMVAQIIDDTKGITLVSESTLMSDFAGFEGTKTEAAKKVGELIAKKAQDAGITAVVFDRGGNKYHGRVAAVAEGAREGGLAL from the coding sequence ATGAGCGTCCAGATTTTCGGTAAGGGCAAGAAGGTCGCGCTCCAGCGCCGTCACGCTCGTCTGCGCAAGCGTATCAGCGGTACCCCGGAGCTCCCGCGTCTGGTGGTTACCCGTTCCAACCGTCACATGGTTGCCCAGATCATCGACGACACCAAGGGCATTACCTTGGTGAGCGAATCCACTCTGATGAGCGATTTCGCTGGTTTTGAGGGCACCAAGACCGAAGCCGCCAAGAAGGTCGGCGAACTGATTGCCAAGAAGGCTCAGGACGCAGGCATCACCGCGGTTGTGTTCGATCGTGGCGGCAACAAGTATCATGGCCGCGTCGCAGCTGTCGCTGAAGGCGCCCGCGAGGGAGGTCTGGCACTGTGA
- a CDS encoding type Z 30S ribosomal protein S14, protein MAKTALKNKAAAKPKFKVRAYTRCQVCGRPHSVYRKFGLCRICLREKAHRGELPGVTKSSW, encoded by the coding sequence ATGGCAAAAACCGCTCTTAAGAACAAGGCGGCCGCTAAGCCGAAGTTCAAGGTGCGCGCTTACACGCGTTGCCAGGTCTGCGGTCGTCCTCACTCCGTCTACCGCAAGTTCGGCCTTTGCCGCATCTGCCTTCGTGAGAAGGCCCACCGCGGCGAGCTGCCCGGCGTTACGAAGTCCAGTTGGTAA